CTCCTATAAGTCCTAGTTCTGGGAAACCCAGTTTCCCGAAAATCAGAAGATAATTCAGGAGAATATTTACCGCATTGGAGATGATAATGGCTGACATACTAACTTTCGTTTGTCCAACGCCATCTACAAACTGCTTGTACCCACTAAAAAGAATAATGGGTACGATGCTGATGAGCTGGAGGATATAGTATGGCTTGATATAGGGTAGGAGTTCTAATGGCTGTCTAAACCACTGAATCTTTATCAGAAAAAAAGTCATTACCCCTGTTAATAGTAACCCAAACAGGGTATTTGCCAGAGTACCACTCTTTAGTAACGTCTTGAGTCTTCCATCACCCTTTGCATAGGATGCAGCTACTAGAGGGGTAAGCCCATAAGTATATCCCATGGCTATCACAAAGGCAATATTGATAAAACCATTGACGAAAGATGCTGCGGCGAGTTCATGGGTGCCGTAGTGCCCAATCATGATGTTATCAATAAATCCTACTAGAATCACACCAAGCTGACCTATCATGATAGGAATCCCTAGTTTGAGGATCGCTCTAGTATGCTCATTAATTCGCAAAGTCATTATCAATCAAGAAATAAATAGGCTTAAAAAAACCATCCTAGGCTTTGGATAAAGCCGGGGATGGTCTCTTTACTGTTATTACAACAGATATATAGTGACCGTATTAGGATTCAAACCTAAAACCTTCTGATCCGTAGTCAGATGCTCTATTCAGTTGAGCTATACGGCCAATTTTGTGTCCCCAAAGGGATTTGTAAAAAATAGATGCTGACTCTATAACATCATAAAAATAGTGACCGTATTAGGATTCAAACCTAAAACCTTCTGATCCGTAGTCAGATGCTCTATTCAGTTGAGCTATACGGCCAATTACCCTCCAATTGACTTTCTGGAATGCAAAGGTAATAAAAAAAAATATTTGCTCCAAATATATTGGGGGTAAAAGTAATAAAAATTACTTTATGATACGTTTAATAAGGCCTTGAAGGACATTACCAGGTCCATATTCTGTAAACTCAGTAGCTCCATCAGCTACCATATTCCTGACAGATTGGGTCCATCGTACAGGTGAAGTAAGTTGCTTTATTAAGTTAGCTCGAATTTCTTCAGTATTGGTATGTGGTAGTGCATCTACATTTTGATAAATTGGGCAGGTTGGAGCAGAGAAGGTTACTGAGTTAATCGCTTCTTCCAACTCTATCCTAGCACTCTCCATGAATGGGCTATGGAATGCACCGCTAACGTTTAGTGGGATGGCTCTCTTAGCACCAGCCTCTTTTGCTAGCTCTATGAATTCATTCACACCTTTTACAGAGCCAGATATAACTGCTTGCCCCGGGCTATTATAGTTTGCTAGTATCACCACTTCTGGTGCTACATTAGCACAAAGTGACTCTACCAACTCATCTTCAAGACCTAGAATAGCAGCCATTGTAGATGGTGCAAGCTCACAAGCACGTTGCATGGCTTGTGCACGTCTGGAAACAAGTGTGAGGGCGTCCTCAAAACTTAAAGCTCCAGATACTGCTAATGCCGTAAACTCTCCAAGAGAATGTCCCGCCATCATGTCTGCTTTCACTCCTTCCTCACTGATGATAGCACTGATGTATGAGTGTAAAAATACGGCTGGCTGAGTGACTTTGGTCTGCTTGAGGTCTTCTTCTGTACCTTCAAATATTACCTTAGTTATGGGAAATCCAAGGATCTCATTAGCCCTATCAAATAGCTTCTTGGCTTCGTCATTTGAGTTATATAAGTCTAGGCCCATGCCTACGAATTGGGCGCCTTGTCCTGGAAAAACTGATGCTTTCATATATTGATGTAAAAATAATTATTGAATTTAATTGTCATACACAAAGATATTTTATTTTTTCTATAATACAAAAAAGAAGGGTAGTACATTATATACCACCCTTCTAATCATATTACTTAGGAGTAAAATTACTTTTGAATATTTGGTTTTTCAAGACCAAATCCCATCTTCTTGTCATAAGTCTTAAGGTAAGTACTAAGTATAAGTGCTAATACACCAAAGCTTGTGAAAATAAGCATAGAAGGGGTATAATTAAGTGCTTGTTCAGGTTCAATGCCTTTATTAGTTATGTCTAATACCTTACCAATAAGCATAGGCACAGTCATCAGACCAATATTCTGAATAAAGAAAATTGCTGAGTAAGCAGAGCCAAGTACTTTTGGGTCTATTAACTTTGGTACACTTGGCCAAAGGGCAGCTGGTACAAGAGAAAATGAGATACCAAGTAGAACTATAGCTACAATAGCAATGATATATGAACCCTGTCCTGTATCAAATGGATAGAGTGCGAATATTCCGTGACAAAGAATCATTAATATAGAACCAATGATAAGCATTGTAGCACCCTTGCCCTTTTTATCAAGAAACAGACCAAGAGGTGGTGTAATAATCATAGCTCCAATAGGAAATAAGCTAAAGATACTTGCAGCTTTTTCATTTGAAAGACCTAAGTTGCTCTCTAGCATATTGGTGGCGAATCGTTGGAAAGGGAATATAGCTGAATAATAAAGCACGCAAAGTAGTGCTACAATCCAGAAAATCTTAATCCCGAAGACTTTCTTAAGGTCTGCAAATCGGAATGGTTCTTCATCATCCTTAATCTCAAAGGATTCTTGAGTATCAAGTTTCTTATCAAGTACACCATAGATTAAGTACAAAATCAATCCAATACAGAGTAGAATGAATACAAATAAGACAGGTGCTTGAATAGCTGTTATGGCGGCCATTCCTTCTGTATTTTCGCCTAGTCTTGACATGGCCCAGTTATGAATACGTGGAGACGTTTGGAATACGGCAAATACGCCCAAGCGAGCAACAGCCATCTCAACACCCATAGCCATAGCCATCTCTTTGCCATGGAACCACTTGACTATAGCTCTCGAGACGGTCACGCCAGCCATTTCGGTTCCCATACCAAAAATGGCAAAGCCTACGCAAGATAATTTAGCAGAAGGAGGAAATCCAGATGAAAAACTTGAGAGAAGTTCGAATGGGAAAGCTCCAGCATTAAATGTTGTGCTTAAAGCATAGACTTTAATTCCTGCTCCTAAAACCATTAAGGAGCCAGAAAGAATAGCTGTAAAACGGACTCCCATCTTATCAAGGATAATACCTGCAAAGATGAGGAATAGTAAGAATACGTTGATGAAAAATTCACTCCCCGCATAGGTCCCAAAAACAGAGGAGGTCCAACCTAAGTGAATGTCTAACTGTGTTTTAAGAGGAGAAAGAACGTCCACGAACATGTACGCAAAAAGCATTGTTAATGAGATCATTAACAACACTGTCCAGCGAATCCATGCAACATCGCGAATGGTCTTACGAGGTTGTTGTGTAGTTGTAGTCATAAAGGTTATTAAAAATATTTTTTAAATTTATTTCTTAAAGAAATACAAATATAAGAATAAACCTTAGGTACACAAAAAAAATGATATAAAAACTCCCATTTCCTTTAATTGAATGGGGAACTGGGACTGTATAGATTAATAGCAGGAGTAGTGGTGAATGATATATTTGTGATTAGCATTATATATACTTATGATATCTTAGTTCCCTTTTTAATAAGACATTAATAAGTACTCTATGCAATTATTGATGTTTTTTTTTGATAGATCAATTACTATTCTCGGTTACTGCTTGCTACCTTAGTCTAGGCTTTTGAAGACTAGGATCTACTTTATTATTGGTTCTATAGCATTAAGGTAATATAAAAAAAGAGAGTGTGTCAAAAACTACTTCTGACACACTCTCTCTTTTACAATAAAATTTGATGATAGAGATTATCTACCAGCATATCTTTCGCTTACTTCCTTCCAGTTAATGATATCCCATATCTTTGCAAGGTGATCAGCACGACGGTTTTGATAATCTACATAGTAAGCGTGCTCCCATACATCAGCACCTAATAGAGGTACTAGATCCATAGTCACAGGATTTCCAGCATTCTGATGCTTTGTGATCTCTAGATTTCCATCCTTATCTGTTGTTAACCATGTCCAACCTGCACCGAATAGTCCAGCAGCTTCTTTTTCGAAGGTCTTTTTGAACTCATCAAAAGATCCGAATTTCTTCTCAATAGCCTTCATTAGATCACCAGTAGGTTCGCCACCACCATCAGGGCTGAATTGAGTGAAGTAAAGATTGTGGTTAAGAGTCTGTCCAGCATTATTGAAGATTCCACCTTCAGACTTCTTAACGATATCAACAAGTTCCATATCAGCAAACTCGGTTCCGTCGATAAGTTTATTTAGATTTGTTACATAAGCGTTCAAGTGCTTGCCATGGTGAAGCTCAATAGTTGTTTTGCTTATTACTGGCTCTAAAGCATCATTCGCATACGGTAGTTTGATTAGTTCAAATTTCATAATTTCATTTTCTTTAATTGTTGTGTTTGAATTCTTTGTTGTCTCGTCAGCTACATTTTCAATAACTGTATTGCTTTCCTTATTGTCATTAGAATTATTACATGCAGTAACGCTAAGAAGTGTTACGCTAAAAGCTAATCCTAATACTAAAGGTCTCAATTTTTTCTTCATAAATCTAATTATTTCTATTTATAAAGTTGATATTTACAATTATCATTCATCTACATTGATAACACATTGAATTGAGAATTTGTTTTTACTTCAATATGTTTTTTGATAAAAAATTTTTTTTGAACTAATATTTTAGCGAGTGTTCGATAGAAGCATTTTCCACTCATCTATATATGTTTTCCATTCTTCTGATTCAGTTCTTGCCCAGAAGTCACCAAGAATAGCAACGCCCCCAAAGGACCATTCCCTAAGACATTCTATTTTCTTTTGAGAAATACCCCCGAGAGCAAAAACCTTAGAGTCTATTATTCCAGCTTTAGAGGCATTCGTTAGGTCTTGTTCAGAAAAAGCGGAATATACACCCTTTTTAGATATGCTATTAAAGATAGGGCTAAGAAATAGGTAATCACATTCATCCTTATGATCTATCACCTCTTGAAAAGAGTGACACGATCGCGATAGAGAACCGCTAAAGTCAGATGGTGGTGTGGGGTGACGATGATTAAGGTGAAGACCTCCGATAGGAAATTCATGGGCTAGTGAGTGATGATCGTGTAACACAATGTGTGGTAAGCAATCATCCGAAAGAGAAGACAGAAAAATCCGTGCTTCATCATCACTCCATGCTGGCCGTCTAAAATGGACTCGGAAAATACCGCTTGAGATTAACTCCGAGATAATATGAACTTCCCCCGCCATAGTGACGGGGGAAGTAATAATAATAAGTTTCATCAGAAAACTTACTTCTTAAGTTTTTCGATAATCATTTCAGATACCTTCTTTCCAGACATTAGCATACCGCCAAAGATAGGGCCCATACGTGGTGTTCCAGATACAGCTGAAGAGGCCATACCGCAGACATAAAGTCCAGGATAGATCTCTTTAGTGCCAGATACAACTTCACGCTCACCTTCTACAACGTCAAGCGACCTCTCACCAATTACGTCACCTGTAGAGGTATTAAGCTTAGCACCATTTTTATTTGCGACGACTTTGCAGATTTCACTATCATGTCCTGTTCCATCGATAACGCAGCGAGCCATTATATTAAGTGGATCCACATGCATACCAGTCCGTAATACTGGAGTCCAGTTAACGACTACACCACTAACGACGTCATTCTTATAAACCACATCCTCAACAGAATAGCAGTTGAAGATATGAGCACCAGCGTGTGTTGCTTGGTAGAGTAGGGCAGCAGTGCTTTCTACAGAGTCCATAGTGAAGAGTCCATCACCATAAGCCTCATAATTAATATCAAATTCTTTGATGATTTCAAGTGCTTCTTCCTGAATAACGATCTGATTAAACATCATTGCACCTCCCCACATTCCACCGCCGGGAGCTAACTTTCTATCAAAAAGAGCAACCTTAAGCCCAGCTTTAGCTAGGTAATATGAAGCTACGATACCTGATGGTCCTCCACCTACGATGGCTACATCTAATTCCAAGCAGTCTTCTAACTTATCAAAGTAGGTGCGGATAATCCCTTGGGATATTTTTTTTTCTATCATGTTAAAAATAATTTTATATTGTTGTGAAAAAAAGTTTTATTTATCTATTTCAGTGCAATCTCCGAGCGTCTGACTGATCCTCATCGCACAAAAGTTAGGACCACACATGGTACAGAACTTACTATCCGTAGGGTTAGAAAGTTTATAATACTCTAGTGCTTTATCAGGGTCTAACGAGAGATTGAACTGATCTTTCCATCTGAATTCATATCTAGCCTTACTTAGGGCATTATCTCTAATGGTTGCGGCTGGATGTTGCTTACCTAGGTCTGCTGCGTGTGCTGCAATTTTATATGTAATGACACCAGTCCGAACATCCTCCTTGTCAGGAAGTCCTAAGTGCTCTTTCGGGGTTACATAGCAAAGCATCGCTGTACCATACCACCCTATCATTGCAGCTCCTATGGCACTAGTGATATGGTCATAGGCTGGGGCTATATCAGTTACAAGTGGTCCGAGAGTGTAGAATGGAGCTCCATGGCATTTCTCAATTTGTCTATCCATATTCTCTTTGATCTTATGCATAGGTACATGCCCAGGACCTTCAATAAAGACTTGAACATCCTTAGCCCAAGCTCTCTCTACCAATTCACCCATCGTGTCAAGTTCAGCAAATTGGGCCGCATCGTTAGCATCATGGATAGATCCAGGACGTAGTCCATCTCCTAGTGATAGGGCGACATCATATTTGCGACAAATATCACAAATGTCATCAAAATGGCTATATAGGAAGCTCTCCTCATTATGAACTCGGCACCATTTAGAGATGATACTACCGCCACGGCTTACAATTCCAGTGAGACGATCGTCCGCTAAGTGTATATTCTTAAGTCTAATACCACAGTGGATAGTGAAGTAGTCCACACCTTGCTCACACTGCTCAATAAGCGTATCTCTGAAAACCTCCCATGATAAGTCTTCAGCCTTACCATTGACCTTTTCGAATGCTTGATACATAGGCACAGTGCCTACTGGTACAGGACTATTACGAAGGATCCACTCACGGGTCTCATAAATGTTCTTACCTGTGGAGAGATCCATTACTGTATCTCCACCCCACTTACAGCTCCATACGGCTTTTTCTACTTCCTCTTCAATACTCGAACCCATTGCCGAGTTACCAATATTCGTATTAATCTTTACGAGAAAGTTGGTGCCAATGATCATTGGTTCTGTCTCTGGGTGCTTCTTATTAGCAGGGATAACAGCACGGCCTGCAGCGACTTCTTCACATACGTACTGAGGGGTAATGTAGCTCTCTATCCCTAGCTCTTGGCAGTTCATATTCTCGCGAATGGCTACATATTCCATTTCTTGAGTGATGATGCCCTTCTTCGCATAATACAATTGCGTATGCTCTCTTCCCTCTATCCATGGTTTCCTAAGTTTTGGAAGCCCTTTTTGGAGATCTATTTCGATGTTAGGGTCACTATATGGGCCACTCGTGTCATAAACGATTACAGGGGGATTCTCCCTCCTAGTACCATCCTTTAATATCGTGGGTAGCTGTGAGATTTGTCGCATCCCTACTCTTATCTCGGGGTGAATCTTACCTGAGAGGTAGATTTTCTCCGAGTTAGGATAAGTAATCTTAAAGTCTTTATTCATGGTTTATTTTGAATTAATTTGATTTATGAATTCTTTAGTCATTTCAGTCGGGTCTTTTGAATCAAGAATAGCCCCACTAATGGCGATGCCAAAAACACCAGTGGATAATATAGCTGGTATGTCCCGAAGTGTAATACCACCAATGGCTATTAACGGAATTGTTATGTCTCGCTCTTGCATCTGAGATACAAGCTGTATATATCCTTTAAGGCCAAGGATAGATGATAAGTTCTTCTTTGTAGTAGTATATCGAAATGGACCGCACCCTACATAATTAGCTCCTCTATCTGAGTGAGCTTGTATCTCATCTATGGTATTGGCAGTCCCTCCAATAATCTTATTCGGTCCTAAAAGTGATCTGGCTTCGTCTATGGGCATATCTTTCTGCCCTAAGTGTACTCCATCTGCATCAAGCTTTTCTACTAAATCAACTCTATCGTCGATGATAAGCGTCGCTTGGTACTCTGAGCATAGGCGTCGAAGGGCTGTGCCAACCTCTATGATGTGTGGCTCTTCAGCACCCTTCATTCTTAACTGAATCCATTTGCAACCACCATCTAACGCAAGTTTTGCTCCAGTGAGGTAGTCAAACTTATTATTTTGATGCGTTATGAATTGTAACCTATTCATAATTTGATGCTTTTTTGTGGGTTATAGAAGTGGTCTACCGGTCCGTGTCCCTTGAAGAGGGTAATGTCCTTTCCACTATTGATAGCTTCTGAGATGTACACCTTAGCCTGCCCGACAGCTTCGGGTAGGGATAGTCCTCGTGCAATATAAGCTGTGATAGCTGACGATAGAGTGCAGCCTGTCCCATGAGTATTAGAGGTCCTAACCTTAGTTCCGTGGAAGACTTCTTCATGACCATTATTAAGAAATAAGAAGTCCGGACAGTCATCACCCATCAAGTGCCCGCCCTTGATGAGAACAGCCTCTACTCCATATGATAAAATCTTTTTTGCGGCCTCCTTAATGCTCTTGTGTGAATCAATGACAAGACCTGCCAGTGCTTCGGCTTCGGGTATATTGGGCGTTACAAGTGCAGCCATTGGCAATAAGCTATTAATAAGGCTCTCAATAGCTTCGTCTCTGAAGAGGCTGTCGCCACTTGTGGCCACCATTACGGGGTCTACAATTATTGGCGGTATATCATCAAGTTGGGATAAAGTCTTTACGATCACTTCAATTGTAGATCTGTCATAGAGCATACCTGTCTTGATAGCTTTTGGTGGGATGTCCTCCAATACAGCCTCTAGCTGAGACTGCACTAACTGGTTTGAGATAGCTTCGACTCCAGATACACCACATGTATTTTGTGCCGTAACGGCTGTGATTACAGACATGGCATAACATCCGAGAGCCGACATCGTCTTGATATCAGCTTGTATCCCAGCCCCTCCTGAGCTGTCAGAACCAGCAATTGTAAGTGTTGGTATATATTTCGTAGTCACAATTAATCATTTTTTTTGGGGAAGAAAAATCATAATATTAGGGAGTGCGACTACTAAGATGGTATTTACCACAACCACATTTATAATAATATAACTGTGGTTAGCAGTGTGAAAAAGTTCCTACGACAGCATTACCTGCATCAGGTTCCACGGGTCTAATCTCAGCACTCTTTTTTTTTAAGAGGCACCCCTAACAATATATACTCCTCCAGATGTTTTATAAAAAACGTGATGGAGAACCATTACGATCTCCATCACAAATATAGCTACTTTAATTGTAACTCACAAATAGTTTGCCTCAGATTATTTCTTTGATTCCTTTACAATCATAATCTCAGGATCTTTAAATCTTAGCGATAACCAACTCCGGATTAGGCTCTCTCTCTCCTTACTAAGTTTTTTATTCGTGGTTAGTCTTATGTAAGGAATTGTATCAACTAATGTTGTATCAGCTCTAAATGAGTACATCTGACCAATTTGGGTCTTTTCTATTTCATTGAAGAGCTGACGGATCTCAATCGTAACAGCTTCGGCTTGGAAGTAAAACGTTTGTTGACCTTTTAATGCGAGATTTAAGGAGTCATTTCGCAACTGTAAGTATTGGGTGTAGCTCTTATCGGTGGCACTCTGCACATCCTTCAAGATTGCATGCCTGATTTCCTCCATATTTTGTCTTTCCGAGCCTTGCTTTACTACCAGTACAGTATTCTTTAGTCCATAAGCTGGTAGGACGGCTTGTAGGCGTTCAATCACATTGGACGGTATTTCTTCGCCAATGACCGAAACATTGAAGTATGTTATAGAGTCAGTCTTCTCACTATCGTACGAGAGGACGAAGGAGTTATCAAAGACCATTACTTCTTTGATGAATTTATCTTGTTGGACCTCTTGATATGTTTTTTGTACAAAACGATATGCCAGTATCACACTGGGGATAATGGTTGAAAGGACTATTATGAAGACTAAGTTGTTTAGTCGCTTTCCTCTTTTCTTATTAACATAGGTTACTCTACGATACTTTAGAGCTCTAACGACAATGAATGTAGAGAGACCTATAAATACGGTGTTGATAATAAATAAGTATGTCGCACCGAAGAAATAATTAAACTGTAGCGTTGCCAACCCATATCCAGCACTACATAGTGGAGGCATGAGGGCAGTTGCAATAGCTACACCGGGGATGACCTGACCCTTAGACCTGCTGGTGCCTGCTATAATCCCTGCTAGTCCACCAAAGAGGGCAATTAATACGTCGTATGTAGTGGGTTGTGTACGAGCCAAAATCTCACTCTGTGCGACACTAATAGGGCTGATAATGAAGTAGATAGTGGAGGTGATTACACTAATTCCGACCGCCATTCCTAAGTTCTTAACACTTCGACCAATAAGATTGAAGTCCGTGATGCCTAACCCCAGACCAATACCAATGATTGGACCCATCAGTGGGGAGATTAACATGGCACCGATTACGACGGCGGTTGAGTTCATGTTTAGTCCAATAGAAGCTATCAGGATGGCACATATTAGAATCAACATCTTAGTGCCTCTAAACTCGACATCGGCTTTAAGAGCCTTTATTGTTTCTTCTTCATCTTCTTTTTCGTGTCGTATATCAAAGAACGAAACTAAAAATTGCCAAAAACTTTGACCTGTTCTTGCCATAATCTCATTACAATAAAAAGTGAATGATTTTGAATAGATATCCGCAAAGATAGCCAAAATATGAGATTTCTCACTCACTAGGAGTGGGTTCACAGAGTAATGTGGTGAAAAATTGAAGAGCTAGTATTGTTCGTTCTCCGGAGGGTTTTTAAAATACCTGTAGAGAGAATCCACTAAGTGCATATATTTAATAGCCGATGTGGGCGAAAAAAAGATTTTAAAACATTTGAAATGAAGGTACCTTATGGTCTCTCCCTTTCTTGGTCTTTTCAACTTGATATAGATAAAAACACTTGAATTTTTACGACACTAAATAGGTTTATGATGTAATGACTGATCTAAAGCACCTAGATAATGGTATCAAAGCGTAATTGAGCCGATTCCCTTTTTGAGATAAGGGTGGGTGAAATTTTAGTTATATGAAACAGATCTTCTTCCTATAGGAAAAATATTTTTATCATATGAGAAGAAGAAAGGCTTTATATAGGACGAATTTTTACTGTCCAAATACTCCCTAAGCGTACTTTCAGTTACGTTTTAGTATCGTTGCGTTTATCCCTTGATATTAGCTTGTTATGGTTTTTAACCTCTGTCATGGTCTATCTGTTTTAAGCTTTGTTGAGAGGTTATGTTACGAATAGTTTGGTAGCTTTAGTGATCCTATGTTACTAAAAAACTTCACGCACCGCTTTATTTAACTTCAGCCCCTCAAAAGTATCATTCAAGAAGTGCTAATGAAATCATTAAAAAACGGATGGAATTCTTTCATTTTCTACAACATTTTATAACGATGTTATCGGTAAAATAATTTGTATCTTTGCTTGGGAAATTAATTGAACTGATAGAAAGCCTTCAATCATAGATGGAGACAATAAAAACAATATATAAAATAGGACATGGGCCATCGAGTAGTCATACTATGGCCCCAAGAAGAGCCGCGGAAATGTTTGCAAATAGATTTTCCAAAGAGGCTCCTAGTTCATTTAGAGTGAATCTATATGGTGCACTCGCAGCCACAGGTAAGGGACACATGACAGACGTCGCTATCTTAGACGTCCTGACACCAATGGCTCCAACCGAAATAATATGGAAACCTACAGAGGTCCACAAGTTTCACACTAATGGGATGATGTTTGAAGCTCTCAATAGTGAGGGTAATACGGTGGATTCCTGGACAGTATATAGCATTGGTGGCGGCTCCTTGGCTAATGAGGATTTTGATGAAAGTAGAAATGAGGATATCTATCCGCATAGCTCTCTAACAAAAATAATGGAGTTTTGTACAGAAAGGCGGATTAATTTCTGGGAATACATTGAGCATTTTGAAGACTCATCTCTTTGGGATTACCTCGAAGAGGTTTGGGAAGTGATGAAACAATCAATTCATAGGGGTCTAGAAGCAGATGGTATATTACCCGGAGGACTAAAGCTACGAAGAAAAGCGGGAGAGTACTTAATCAGAGCTAAGGGCTATAGTGGTAACTTGAAGTCCAGAGGACATGTTTATGCTTATGCTCTAGCTGTATCCGAAGAAAATGCCTCAGGTGGACTCGTGGT
This genomic window from Porphyromonadaceae bacterium W3.11 contains:
- the fabD gene encoding ACP S-malonyltransferase, producing MKASVFPGQGAQFVGMGLDLYNSNDEAKKLFDRANEILGFPITKVIFEGTEEDLKQTKVTQPAVFLHSYISAIISEEGVKADMMAGHSLGEFTALAVSGALSFEDALTLVSRRAQAMQRACELAPSTMAAILGLEDELVESLCANVAPEVVILANYNSPGQAVISGSVKGVNEFIELAKEAGAKRAIPLNVSGAFHSPFMESARIELEEAINSVTFSAPTCPIYQNVDALPHTNTEEIRANLIKQLTSPVRWTQSVRNMVADGATEFTEYGPGNVLQGLIKRIIK
- a CDS encoding MFS transporter — encoded protein: MTTTTQQPRKTIRDVAWIRWTVLLMISLTMLFAYMFVDVLSPLKTQLDIHLGWTSSVFGTYAGSEFFINVFLLFLIFAGIILDKMGVRFTAILSGSLMVLGAGIKVYALSTTFNAGAFPFELLSSFSSGFPPSAKLSCVGFAIFGMGTEMAGVTVSRAIVKWFHGKEMAMAMGVEMAVARLGVFAVFQTSPRIHNWAMSRLGENTEGMAAITAIQAPVLFVFILLCIGLILYLIYGVLDKKLDTQESFEIKDDEEPFRFADLKKVFGIKIFWIVALLCVLYYSAIFPFQRFATNMLESNLGLSNEKAASIFSLFPIGAMIITPPLGLFLDKKGKGATMLIIGSILMILCHGIFALYPFDTGQGSYIIAIVAIVLLGISFSLVPAALWPSVPKLIDPKVLGSAYSAIFFIQNIGLMTVPMLIGKVLDITNKGIEPEQALNYTPSMLIFTSFGVLALILSTYLKTYDKKMGFGLEKPNIQK
- a CDS encoding superoxide dismutase; its protein translation is MKFELIKLPYANDALEPVISKTTIELHHGKHLNAYVTNLNKLIDGTEFADMELVDIVKKSEGGIFNNAGQTLNHNLYFTQFSPDGGGEPTGDLMKAIEKKFGSFDEFKKTFEKEAAGLFGAGWTWLTTDKDGNLEITKHQNAGNPVTMDLVPLLGADVWEHAYYVDYQNRRADHLAKIWDIINWKEVSERYAGR
- a CDS encoding thiamine phosphate synthase, giving the protein MKLIIITSPVTMAGEVHIISELISSGIFRVHFRRPAWSDDEARIFLSSLSDDCLPHIVLHDHHSLAHEFPIGGLHLNHRHPTPPSDFSGSLSRSCHSFQEVIDHKDECDYLFLSPIFNSISKKGVYSAFSEQDLTNASKAGIIDSKVFALGGISQKKIECLREWSFGGVAILGDFWARTESEEWKTYIDEWKMLLSNTR
- a CDS encoding sulfide-dependent adenosine diphosphate thiazole synthase is translated as MIEKKISQGIIRTYFDKLEDCLELDVAIVGGGPSGIVASYYLAKAGLKVALFDRKLAPGGGMWGGAMMFNQIVIQEEALEIIKEFDINYEAYGDGLFTMDSVESTAALLYQATHAGAHIFNCYSVEDVVYKNDVVSGVVVNWTPVLRTGMHVDPLNIMARCVIDGTGHDSEICKVVANKNGAKLNTSTGDVIGERSLDVVEGEREVVSGTKEIYPGLYVCGMASSAVSGTPRMGPIFGGMLMSGKKVSEMIIEKLKK
- the thiC gene encoding phosphomethylpyrimidine synthase ThiC, producing the protein MNKDFKITYPNSEKIYLSGKIHPEIRVGMRQISQLPTILKDGTRRENPPVIVYDTSGPYSDPNIEIDLQKGLPKLRKPWIEGREHTQLYYAKKGIITQEMEYVAIRENMNCQELGIESYITPQYVCEEVAAGRAVIPANKKHPETEPMIIGTNFLVKINTNIGNSAMGSSIEEEVEKAVWSCKWGGDTVMDLSTGKNIYETREWILRNSPVPVGTVPMYQAFEKVNGKAEDLSWEVFRDTLIEQCEQGVDYFTIHCGIRLKNIHLADDRLTGIVSRGGSIISKWCRVHNEESFLYSHFDDICDICRKYDVALSLGDGLRPGSIHDANDAAQFAELDTMGELVERAWAKDVQVFIEGPGHVPMHKIKENMDRQIEKCHGAPFYTLGPLVTDIAPAYDHITSAIGAAMIGWYGTAMLCYVTPKEHLGLPDKEDVRTGVITYKIAAHAADLGKQHPAATIRDNALSKARYEFRWKDQFNLSLDPDKALEYYKLSNPTDSKFCTMCGPNFCAMRISQTLGDCTEIDK
- a CDS encoding thiamine phosphate synthase, yielding MNRLQFITHQNNKFDYLTGAKLALDGGCKWIQLRMKGAEEPHIIEVGTALRRLCSEYQATLIIDDRVDLVEKLDADGVHLGQKDMPIDEARSLLGPNKIIGGTANTIDEIQAHSDRGANYVGCGPFRYTTTKKNLSSILGLKGYIQLVSQMQERDITIPLIAIGGITLRDIPAILSTGVFGIAISGAILDSKDPTEMTKEFINQINSK
- the thiD gene encoding bifunctional hydroxymethylpyrimidine kinase/phosphomethylpyrimidine kinase, translating into MVTTKYIPTLTIAGSDSSGGAGIQADIKTMSALGCYAMSVITAVTAQNTCGVSGVEAISNQLVQSQLEAVLEDIPPKAIKTGMLYDRSTIEVIVKTLSQLDDIPPIIVDPVMVATSGDSLFRDEAIESLINSLLPMAALVTPNIPEAEALAGLVIDSHKSIKEAAKKILSYGVEAVLIKGGHLMGDDCPDFLFLNNGHEEVFHGTKVRTSNTHGTGCTLSSAITAYIARGLSLPEAVGQAKVYISEAINSGKDITLFKGHGPVDHFYNPQKSIKL
- a CDS encoding TIGR00341 family protein; this translates as MARTGQSFWQFLVSFFDIRHEKEDEEETIKALKADVEFRGTKMLILICAILIASIGLNMNSTAVVIGAMLISPLMGPIIGIGLGLGITDFNLIGRSVKNLGMAVGISVITSTIYFIISPISVAQSEILARTQPTTYDVLIALFGGLAGIIAGTSRSKGQVIPGVAIATALMPPLCSAGYGLATLQFNYFFGATYLFIINTVFIGLSTFIVVRALKYRRVTYVNKKRGKRLNNLVFIIVLSTIIPSVILAYRFVQKTYQEVQQDKFIKEVMVFDNSFVLSYDSEKTDSITYFNVSVIGEEIPSNVIERLQAVLPAYGLKNTVLVVKQGSERQNMEEIRHAILKDVQSATDKSYTQYLQLRNDSLNLALKGQQTFYFQAEAVTIEIRQLFNEIEKTQIGQMYSFRADTTLVDTIPYIRLTTNKKLSKERESLIRSWLSLRFKDPEIMIVKESKK